DNA sequence from the Candidatus Schekmanbacteria bacterium genome:
ATATGTGCGCACAACAGTATGTTCAGCCGATTCGATAGGAATTATCTTCAATCTGTCAAGCTCTCTCTTTGCCTCCTTCATTGCGGCTTCAGGCATTCCGCATTCCATAATCTTCTTTTCAAGCTCTTCTATTTCAGCTGTTTTCTCATCCTTTTCACCAAGCTCTTTCTGAATCGCTTTCAATTGCTGACGAAGTATGTATTCTCTTTGTCCTTTATCTATCTCAGCTTTGACTTCCTCTTGAATTTTTGAACCCAACTCGATTATCTCGAGATTTTTATCAACTATATTGCTTACAGTAACAAGCCGCTTTTTTACATCGAGAGTTTCAAGCACTGTCTGTTTTTCTTCAATCGGGATATTCAAACTTGAAGCAATGAGGTCAGAAACCTTTGCCGGATCAGTTATATTCATCACCATTATTTGAAGCTCATCAGGAAGATATGGAATTTTAGAAATCAATTTCGAGAATTTATTGATGAGATTAACCTTCAGCGCTTCTATATCCTTTTCTTCTTGATATTCGGTTTTTATAATCTCGATTTTGGCTTTTATGTAAGGTTCAACCTGATTGATATTCCTAATACTGCATCTTCCCATTCCCTGCACGAGTATTCTCACGCTTCCGTCAGGAAGTCTCAGCATTTTTATTATGTGGCACACTGTCCCTACTTCTGCTAACTGATGCTTTGATGGCTCTTCTTCCTGACTTCTGTCTAAAAAAAGAGCAATCAATTTACTGCCTACGAGGGCATCGTCGATAAGTTTGATTGAAGAGTCTCCGACAACTACGAGCGGCATTACCGTGCCGGGAAAGACTACAACATCTTTCAAAGGCAAAACAGGCAATTCATCTGGGACAACTTTCAGATATTCCTCTTCTGACTTTATATTCATATGTGAATCTTCAGGTAATTGACTCATCATTTCACCTTTTCATTCAATAAATTTTTCTATTTCGTGTTACTCTATATCAATATCTATTTTTTTCTTGATATTCTTTACTGGTACTACAATTTTTAATATCCCATTTTTGAGAGTAACATTTATATTGTCAACATCAGCCCTATCACTCAACTTGATTACTCTTTCAAATCTGCCATATTCAATTTCAAGGTGTCCAATCTTTGTTGCTTTTTTTAATTCCTCACTCTCTCTGATTCCCGAAACTTTCAAATATCCGTTTTTATAAGAAACATCTAAATCTTTCTCCGAAACACCTGCAACCTCAATTAGGACTATTGTCTTGTCTTCTGCCTCGAAGATATCCAATGCCGGCTTCCACTCATACTCCTGAGTATAGCGAGAATAACGCATAAAGTTCTGAAAGGTATCGAGCATATCGCCTATTTCTTCTTCACTAAAAGGGAAAGGGTCTTTCTTGAATTTATCCATAGAACAAAACCATTTATCGTTTTATTTTTTTAAAGAATTTTTCCTTTTACGACAGAGTATTAACAATAAATTGCTAAAAATCAACTACAATGTATTTGGATTTACTTCTCTCAAAATTTTTTCTTCAATTTTTCTGTATTGGTCTTCGTCGAATTTGGTTTTCTTCATCAGCAGTTCTTTAAGAGCAATAAATTTGATCTTCAGCATATCTATCTCAGACAAAAGCTCGAGACGCATTTTTTCAGTCTCCCTTTCCTGAAGCTCGAGGGCTTTTTCAAAATATTTTAGTCTTTCTTCAATAGTCTTTTCTTTCATTTTACCCCCTCCCTTTTAATGGTTACGAGGCGTACTTTTTAAGTTTCTCCAAAACTTCTTTTCTAATGCTTTGAGCATCCCTTTCTTCTATGATTATCTTACCTTCCTTTATTGCAGGCAAAAGCTTTTCCTCCATAATGTCTCCACACCTGCATCTCATTTCACCTCTTCTTTTTGCCACTACATCAACTGCACCACAGGAAGGACAATAAAGTACGGATTTTCTGCCCGACAATTTTCCCCTTTTCGAAAATGGCTGATTATTGACCTCTACTATGTCCATTGAAAAATCTACTACAGGTGCATTGCTTATGAATGTCCCAACACCAAAACCATCAACGATATCTCTCAGCTCTTCTATCATCTTGTCTGTAATTCCACCGCTCACAAAAATCTTTACATTCCCATGTTCAATATGGTCAAGCTCCCATCTGACTTCTCTAACTATCTCTCTAAAGATTCCTCTTCTGCTCCTTGGCGTATCGAGACGGACGGCAGAAAACTTTTTCCCCAATGCCTCAGCCACGCGCATTGCCTCAATCTTTTCATCGTTGAATGTATCGATAAGAACTATTCTTTCAACAGAAGGGTCAATTACTTCATCGAATGCTTTAGCCGCTTCCACTGTATCACCCATCAGAATAATCAAGGAATGGGGCATTGTTCCAGATGCTTTGATACCCAATTCCTCACCAGACTTTATTACAGCTACTCCATCACATCCGCCTATATATGCGCTTCTTTCAATCATCGGCGCAATTGCAGGATGCATTCTACGAGCCCCAAAGCTCAAAACAGTTTTTTTGCCTGCTGCGATTTTACATGAAGATGCCCTCGTAGCTATTCCTGACGCCTGACATAAAAATCCGAGTATTGCTGTTTCATATTTGCAAAAATCAGTATACATTCCCTCGATTTCAAGGACCGGCTCACCTGCCCTAAAAATACTTCCCTCAGGCAGCGCCCTTACATTAACATTTATTTTCTCCAAGAGCTTCAGACATTCATCAATTCCCGCTAAAACAGCCCATTCTCTATTGTCAGGAAGCTCCCTGCATACAACCTCTGCAACTACATGGGCATCCTTTCCCTTCTTTTTCAGAATTTCTACTGTTCTTTCAAAATAGACATCTGTTATCTTGCCATCAGTAATGTCCTTTTCAGTTGCTATATGAAACATATCTTCTCCTTCCTAACGATTTTTTTGTCAAAGAAAATTATCTTTCCCAGCATACATGAACCATTTTTGTTTCAAGCGACCAATTATATTTCACAGTGCCGCTATACGCTTTTTTTACAGCCCTTCCTATTCTTTGGGCAAGCTTTTCCGTTGTTGTCGTAATAAGAGCTTCATTACCATCTGATTTAATTTCTATTATTCTCTCCAGTGGATTAAAACCAATTGCCTTCTTTTCTTCATTAGCCACAAGCCGCATTATTTCATCCTTATGCTCATTAAAAAAATCCCCTTTTAAAGTCACAACACCCTGCGGAAAATTATCTTTTTTCTTTTTGCATGCAGGACACTGAGCATATTCAAATTTTTCTTTCTTCATCAACGATTCCAACATCTTATCATCTTTATACCATCTTTTATTTATGTAAAAAGAATTGCATTCCTTACGGATTA
Encoded proteins:
- a CDS encoding Hsp20/alpha crystallin family protein; its protein translation is MDKFKKDPFPFSEEEIGDMLDTFQNFMRYSRYTQEYEWKPALDIFEAEDKTIVLIEVAGVSEKDLDVSYKNGYLKVSGIRESEELKKATKIGHLEIEYGRFERVIKLSDRADVDNINVTLKNGILKIVVPVKNIKKKIDIDIE
- a CDS encoding nicotinate phosphoribosyltransferase, whose product is MFHIATEKDITDGKITDVYFERTVEILKKKGKDAHVVAEVVCRELPDNREWAVLAGIDECLKLLEKINVNVRALPEGSIFRAGEPVLEIEGMYTDFCKYETAILGFLCQASGIATRASSCKIAAGKKTVLSFGARRMHPAIAPMIERSAYIGGCDGVAVIKSGEELGIKASGTMPHSLIILMGDTVEAAKAFDEVIDPSVERIVLIDTFNDEKIEAMRVAEALGKKFSAVRLDTPRSRRGIFREIVREVRWELDHIEHGNVKIFVSGGITDKMIEELRDIVDGFGVGTFISNAPVVDFSMDIVEVNNQPFSKRGKLSGRKSVLYCPSCGAVDVVAKRRGEMRCRCGDIMEEKLLPAIKEGKIIIEERDAQSIRKEVLEKLKKYAS